The following proteins are co-located in the Triticum aestivum cultivar Chinese Spring chromosome 1A, IWGSC CS RefSeq v2.1, whole genome shotgun sequence genome:
- the LOC123191454 gene encoding REF/SRPP-like protein OsI_017815, with product MAQSGNNDAAPISTQPAAEEVTVERTPEEEEARLRYLEFVQQAAAQAVVLAAAAYAYAKQGAGPLRLGVDHVEGTVKAVVGPVYDRYHAVPLDLLKFLDRKVDESVQELDRRVPPVVKEVPTYARSAAAEVQKTGIMGTATGLAKSAIARAEPKARDLYTRYEPVAERKAAEAWAALNRLPLVPSVTRAVLPTAAQLSAKYNSAVLDGAKRGNSVATYLPLVPTERIARVFAYPAADPAPATAPEMQPIPTQ from the exons ATGGCGCAGTCAGGCAACAACGACGCCGCCCCGATCAGCACCCAGCCCGCGGCG GAGGAGGTGACGGTGGAGAGGacgcccgaggaggaggaggccaggctGAGGTACCTCGAGTTCGTGCagcaggcggcggcgcaggcggtcGTGCTGGCCGCCGCGGCCTACGCCTACGCCAAGCAGGGCGCAGGCCCGCTCCGCCTCGGCGTCGACCACGTCGAGGGGACCGTCAAGGCCGTCGTCGGCCCCGTCTACGACCGCTACCACGCCGTGCCGCTCGACCTCCTCAAGTTCCTCGACCGCAAG GTTGATGAGTCTGTCCAGGAGCTTGATCGTCGTGTCCCACCGGTCGTGAAGGAGGTGCCAACCTATGCCCGCTCTGCAGCAGCTGAGGTGCAGAAGACAGGCATAATGGGCACAGCAACTGGACTGGCCAAGTCGGCCATTGCTCGCGCTGAGCCAAAGGCCCGCGACTTGTATACCCGCTACGAGCCTGTGGCCGAGCGCAAGGCTGCCGAAGCCTGGGCTGCCCTGAACCGCCTCCCGCTCGTCCCCTCAGTGACCCGTGCCGTCCTCCCCACAGCTGCACAGCTCTCAGCCAAGTACAACTCTGCCGTGCTTGATGGTGCTAAGCGTGGCAACTCCGTCGCTACCTACCTCCCGCTTGTCCCAACGGAGCGCATCGCAAGGGTTTTTGCCTACCCGGCAGCTGACCCTGCGCCTGCCACAGCTCCTGAGATGCAGCCCATCCCGACGCAGTAA